One part of the Glycine soja cultivar W05 chromosome 11, ASM419377v2, whole genome shotgun sequence genome encodes these proteins:
- the LOC114376656 gene encoding steroid 5-alpha-reductase DET2-like: MIPEHYSDSSLFHHSLLTLFLIAPPTFLSLTFLQAPYGKHHRPGWGPNLPPPLAWLLMESPTLWLTLLLFPLGLHSHNPKAQALITPFLIHYFNRTILYPLHLLLTPSKKTPTGFPLGVALMAFAFNVLNSYLQARTVSHYINHYDDSGFFWFRFLCGLLVFLLGMGINVWADRVLLRLKSEGKGYVVPRGGLFELVACPNYFGEIVEWLGWAVMTWSWAGLGFFVYTFANLGPRARANRRWYLEKFGEDYPKERKAVIPYLY, encoded by the coding sequence ATGATCCCAGAACACTACTCCGACTCATCTCTCTTCCACCACTCCCTCCTTACCCTCTTCCTAATCGCACCCCCCACCTTCCTCTCCCTCACCTTCCTCCAGGCCCCCTACGGCAAGCACCACAGGCCCGGCTGGGGGCCCAACCTCCCTCCCCCCTTAGCCTGGCTCCTCATGGAAAGCCCAACCCTCTGGCTCACCCTCCTCCTCTTCCCACTGGGCCTCCACTCCCACAACCCCAAAGCCCAAGCCCTCATCACCCCCTTCCTAATCCACTACTTCAACCGCACCATCCTCTACCCTCTCCACCTCCTCCTCACTCCTTCAAAGAAAACCCCGACGGGCTTCCCCCTCGGCGTAGCCCTAATGGCCTTCGCCTTCAACGTTCTCAATTCCTACCTCCAGGCCCGAACGGTCTCTCACTACATCAATCACTATGATGACTCGGGTTTTTTCTGGTTCCGGTTTTTGTGTGGGCTTTTGGTGTTTTTATTGGGGATGGGGATTAATGTATGGGCTGATAGGGTTTTGTTGCGGCTCAAGAGCGAGGGGAAGGGCTACGTGGTGCCGCGCGGTGGGTTGTTCGAGCTCGTGGCGTGTCCGAATTACTTTGGGGAGATTGTCGAGTGGCTGGGCTGGGCCGTGATGACTTGGTCATGGGCCGGGCTGGGCTTTTTTGTTTACACTTTTGCTAATTTGGGTCCAAGGGCCCGGGCCAACCGGAGGTGGTATTTGGAGAAGTTTGGGGAGGATTATCCCAAGGAGAGGAAGGCTGTTATTCCTTACTTGTATTGA